Proteins encoded in a region of the Mycobacterium branderi genome:
- a CDS encoding AraC family transcriptional regulator, giving the protein MRVWDLGSGRFMVAGAFSDLALHHHPAVQVTVGGQGVLTVGDAGDAHDVCRVVVVASGARHAVRSDPESDALTLYFGPHTPQGDALNTLSRSRGRRGVWIIDDGQRLAEATATLLDRNGPHAAADFLVDQLHGMPNQCSSEPPTVHPQLRQAIEVVSSRVPDHIDLASVAGAVALSPDYLGRLCKQQTGLSFSAAIRWQRLVTAIGHLVDGRSVTDAAHLAGFADGSHANKVCWEMTGAAPREFAQAVRKTQI; this is encoded by the coding sequence ATGCGCGTCTGGGACCTGGGCTCGGGCCGGTTCATGGTTGCCGGCGCGTTCTCGGATCTCGCGCTCCACCATCACCCTGCCGTTCAGGTCACGGTCGGCGGGCAGGGTGTTTTAACGGTCGGCGACGCCGGTGATGCGCACGACGTCTGCCGGGTGGTCGTGGTGGCGAGCGGTGCACGCCATGCCGTGCGGTCGGATCCGGAATCCGACGCGCTGACACTGTATTTCGGGCCACATACACCGCAGGGCGATGCGCTGAACACGTTGAGCCGTAGCCGCGGTCGCCGAGGTGTGTGGATCATCGACGACGGACAGCGACTGGCCGAGGCGACAGCCACGCTGCTCGACCGGAATGGTCCGCATGCCGCAGCCGACTTCCTCGTCGATCAGCTCCACGGAATGCCAAACCAATGCTCCAGCGAGCCACCGACCGTCCATCCGCAGCTACGGCAAGCGATCGAAGTCGTTTCGAGCCGCGTGCCCGATCACATCGACCTGGCTTCGGTGGCGGGGGCCGTCGCGCTGTCGCCCGACTACCTCGGGCGGCTGTGCAAGCAGCAGACGGGCCTCTCGTTCTCGGCCGCCATCCGCTGGCAGCGCCTAGTGACCGCCATCGGCCACCTGGTCGACGGCCGCTCCGTCACCGATGCCGCCCACCTGGCCGGATTCGCCGACGGCTCGCACGCCAACAAAGTG
- a CDS encoding succinate dehydrogenase iron-sulfur subunit — translation MSSVVDKPEPGDPPLPPIPEGAVMVTLKIARFNPENPDAAGWQSFRVPCLPSDRLLNLLIYVKSYLDGTLTFRRSCAHGVCGSDAMRINGVNRLACKVLMRDLLPKKPGKQLTITVEPIRGLPVEKDLVVDMEPFFDAYRAVKPYLITSGNPPTRERIQSQTDRARYDDTTKCILCAACTTSCPVFWSEGSYFGPAAIVNAHRFIFDSRDEGAAERLDILNEADGVWRCRTTFNCTEACPRGIEVTKAIQEVKRALMFAR, via the coding sequence ATGAGCTCGGTCGTCGACAAACCCGAACCCGGGGATCCGCCGCTGCCGCCGATCCCCGAGGGCGCGGTGATGGTGACGCTGAAGATCGCGCGGTTCAACCCGGAGAACCCCGACGCCGCCGGCTGGCAGAGCTTCCGGGTTCCGTGCCTGCCGAGCGACCGGCTGCTCAACCTGCTGATCTACGTCAAGAGCTATCTCGACGGGACGCTGACCTTCCGGCGCTCCTGTGCGCACGGGGTGTGCGGGTCGGACGCGATGCGGATCAACGGCGTGAACCGGTTGGCGTGCAAGGTGTTGATGCGCGACCTGCTGCCGAAAAAGCCGGGCAAGCAGCTGACCATCACCGTCGAGCCGATCCGCGGGCTGCCGGTCGAAAAAGACCTCGTGGTCGACATGGAGCCGTTCTTCGACGCCTACCGCGCGGTGAAGCCCTACCTGATCACCAGCGGCAACCCGCCGACCCGCGAACGCATCCAGAGCCAAACCGACCGCGCCCGCTACGACGACACCACTAAATGCATTCTGTGCGCGGCCTGCACGACCAGCTGCCCGGTGTTCTGGAGCGAGGGTTCGTACTTCGGGCCGGCCGCGATCGTCAACGCGCACCGCTTCATCTTCGACAGCCGCGACGAGGGTGCGGCCGAGCGACTGGACATCCTCAACGAGGCCGACGGGGTGTGGCGCTGCCGCACCACGTTCAACTGCACCGAGGCCTGCCCGCGCGGCATCGAGGTGACCAAGGCCATCCAGGAGGTCAAGCGCGCGCTGATGTTCGCGCGCTAA
- a CDS encoding succinate dehydrogenase hydrophobic membrane anchor subunit, producing the protein MTTPDLQLGRGDIAPVRQRSYDRPAGLDNPRAPRRPGGMPNFEKYAWLFMRFSGIVLVFLALGHLFVMLMWDDGVYRIDFNYVAQRWASPFWQTWDLLLLWLAQLHGGNGLRTIIGDYTRKDSTRFWLNTLLALSMIFTLVLGSYVLLTFDPNIS; encoded by the coding sequence ATGACCACACCCGACCTCCAGCTGGGCCGCGGCGACATCGCCCCGGTGCGGCAGCGCAGCTACGACCGCCCGGCCGGACTGGACAACCCGCGGGCACCGCGCCGGCCCGGCGGAATGCCCAACTTCGAGAAGTACGCCTGGCTGTTCATGCGGTTCTCCGGCATCGTGCTGGTGTTTCTGGCGCTGGGGCATCTGTTCGTGATGCTGATGTGGGACGACGGCGTCTACCGCATCGACTTCAACTACGTGGCGCAGCGGTGGGCGTCGCCGTTCTGGCAGACGTGGGACCTGCTACTGCTGTGGCTGGCCCAGCTGCACGGCGGCAACGGCCTGCGCACGATCATCGGCGACTACACCCGCAAAGACTCCACCCGCTTCTGGCTGAACACCCTGCTGGCGCTGTCGATGATCTTCACGCTGGTGCTGGGCAGCTACGTCCTGCTGACCTTCGACCCGAACATCTCATGA
- the sdhA gene encoding succinate dehydrogenase flavoprotein subunit produces the protein MIQQHRYDVVIVGAGGAGMRAAVEAGPRARTAVLTKLYPTRSHTGAAQGGMCAALANVEDDNWEWHTFDTVKGGDYLADQDAVEIMCKEAIDAVLDLEKMGMPFNRTPEGRIDQRRFGGHTRDHGKAPVRRSCYAADRTGHMILQTLYQNCVKHDVQFFNEFYVLDLVLTETGSGPVTSGVVAYELATGDIHVFHAKAVVIATGGSGRMYKTTSNAHTLTGDGIGIVFRKGLPLEDMEFHQFHPTGLAGLGILISEAVRGEGGRLLNGEGERFMERYAPTIVDLAPRDIVARSMVREVLEGRGAGPNKDYVYIDVRHLGEDVLNAKLPDITEFARTYLGVDPVNELVPVYPTCHYVMGGIPTTVTGQVLRDNTNTVPGLYAAGECACVSVHGANRLGTNSLLDINVFGRRAGIAAANYALGHDFVDMPPEPAGMVVGWVSDILSEHGNERVADIRGALQQTMDNNAAVFRTEETLKQALTDIHALKERYSRITVHDKGKRFNSDLLEAIELGFLLELAEVTVVGALNRKESRGGHAREDYPNRDDTNYMRHTMAYKQSSGLLSDIRLDFKPVVQTRYEPKERKY, from the coding sequence ATGATCCAACAACATCGATACGACGTGGTGATCGTCGGCGCCGGCGGTGCCGGGATGCGGGCCGCCGTCGAGGCCGGGCCCCGGGCGCGCACCGCGGTGCTGACCAAGCTCTACCCCACCCGCAGCCACACCGGCGCCGCCCAGGGCGGCATGTGCGCGGCGCTGGCCAACGTCGAGGACGACAACTGGGAATGGCACACCTTCGACACCGTCAAGGGCGGCGATTATCTCGCCGACCAGGACGCCGTCGAGATCATGTGCAAGGAAGCCATCGACGCCGTGCTGGACCTGGAAAAGATGGGGATGCCGTTCAACCGCACCCCCGAAGGCCGCATCGACCAGCGCCGCTTCGGCGGGCACACCCGCGACCACGGCAAAGCCCCGGTGCGCCGGTCCTGTTACGCCGCCGACCGCACCGGCCACATGATCCTGCAGACGCTGTACCAGAACTGCGTCAAGCACGACGTGCAGTTCTTCAACGAGTTCTACGTCCTGGACTTGGTGCTCACCGAAACAGGCAGCGGCCCGGTGACTTCCGGCGTCGTCGCCTACGAATTGGCTACCGGCGACATCCACGTCTTCCACGCCAAGGCGGTGGTGATCGCCACCGGCGGCTCGGGCCGGATGTACAAGACCACCTCCAACGCGCACACATTGACCGGCGACGGCATCGGGATCGTGTTCCGTAAGGGACTTCCGTTGGAGGACATGGAGTTTCACCAGTTCCACCCGACTGGCCTGGCCGGGCTGGGCATCCTGATCTCCGAGGCGGTGCGCGGCGAGGGCGGCCGGCTGCTCAACGGCGAGGGTGAGCGGTTCATGGAGCGCTACGCGCCGACGATCGTCGACCTGGCGCCGCGCGACATTGTCGCCCGCTCGATGGTGCGCGAAGTGCTGGAGGGCCGCGGCGCCGGGCCTAACAAGGACTACGTCTACATCGACGTTCGCCACCTCGGCGAAGACGTGCTCAACGCCAAGCTGCCCGACATCACCGAGTTCGCCCGCACCTACCTCGGCGTTGACCCGGTCAACGAGCTGGTCCCGGTGTATCCGACGTGTCACTACGTGATGGGCGGCATCCCGACGACGGTCACCGGACAGGTGTTGCGCGACAACACGAACACCGTGCCCGGCTTGTATGCGGCCGGGGAATGCGCGTGCGTGTCGGTGCACGGCGCGAACCGGCTGGGCACCAATTCCCTGTTGGATATCAACGTCTTTGGCCGCCGGGCCGGTATTGCCGCCGCGAATTACGCACTGGGCCATGACTTCGTCGACATGCCACCCGAGCCCGCGGGCATGGTCGTCGGCTGGGTCTCCGACATCCTGTCCGAGCACGGCAACGAGCGCGTCGCCGACATCCGCGGCGCGCTGCAGCAGACGATGGACAACAACGCCGCGGTGTTCCGTACCGAGGAGACGCTGAAGCAGGCTTTGACGGACATCCATGCTCTCAAGGAGCGGTACTCCCGAATCACCGTGCACGACAAGGGAAAGCGGTTCAACAGCGACCTGCTGGAAGCCATCGAGCTGGGCTTCCTGCTGGAGCTGGCCGAGGTCACGGTCGTCGGTGCGTTGAACCGCAAGGAATCTCGTGGCGGGCACGCTCGCGAGGACTACCCCAACCGCGACGACACCAACTACATGCGCCACACGATGGCCTACAAGCAGAGCAGCGGACTGCTGTCCGACATTCGGCTGGATTTCAAGCCCGTCGTGCAGACCCGCTACGAACCCAAGGAGCGGAAGTACTGA